In Fulvia fulva chromosome 10, complete sequence, a single window of DNA contains:
- a CDS encoding Putative 37S ribosomal protein S26A, mitochondrial, translated as MITRRISRPLGSLASSQWVCPSCRTTPIIRQTQQKRSLHRVPVIPYHTTFMQTGVPNLFSIEGYQIAWEQYQTYLVQKINELTAGEPIENTPVKDIAIQYARDPMNASLFNHASAAHNNQHFFSTLAPSPLTLNDCPQLQESLVKTFGSIATLRMTMLDTAAAMFGPGFVWLVWARGVDGTRGINGRSGSWRILTTYLAGTPYPEAGYRAQGLDMATNNQSSYNAYLQSMPVNSAGSFGAFSQSGKEQARIPPGGTSVMPVLSVSTWEHTYMYDFGITGKRKFLDQWWNAVDWGVVEQNAPTESKQVVAFGKA; from the exons ATGATCACAAGAAGGATATCACGGCCCCTGGGGTCACTGGCCTCATCGCAATGGGTGTGCCCATCATGC AGAACAACCCCCATAATACGACAAACCCAACAAAAGCGCTCCCTCCACCGCGTCCCCGTGATCCCCTACCACACAACCTTCATGCAAACCGGCGTGCCCAACCTCTTCTCCATAGAAGGCTACCAAATCGCCTGGGAACAATACCAAACCTATCTCGTCCAAAAGATCAACGAACTCACAGCCGGCGAACCCATCGAAAACACCCCCGTCAAAGACATAGCAATCCAATACGCCCGCGACCCCATGAACGCCTCCCTCTTCAACCACGCCTCCGCCGCCCACAACAACCAGCACTTCTTCTCCACCCTCGCGCCCTCACCCCTCACACTCAACGACTGCCCCCAACTGCAAGAGTCCCTTGTCAAGACCTTCGGCTCAATCGCTACCCTCCGCATGACCATGCTCGACACCGCCGCCGCCATGTTCGGCCCCGGCTTCGTCTGGCTCGTCTGGGCACGGGGCGTAGACGGCACCCGTGGCATCAACGGCCGCAGCGGCTCTTGGCGCATCCTCACAACCTACCTCGCCGGCACGCCCTACCCCGAAGCAGGCTACCGCGCCCAGGGCCTCGACATGGCGACCAACAATCAGTCGTCCTACAACGCGTACCTGCAGTCCATGCCGGTGAATTCTGCTGGTTCGTTCGGGGCTTTCAGCCAGAGCGGGAAAGAGCAGGCGAGAATACCGCCGGGTGGAACGAGTGTGATGCCGGTGTTGAGCGTGAGTACGTGGGAGCATACGTATATGTACGATTTTGGGATTACGGGGAAGAGAAAGTTTTTGGATCAATGGTGGAATGCGGTGGATTGGGGTGTAGTGGAGCAGAATGCGCCGACAGAGTCGAAGCAGGTGGTGGCTTTCGGCAAGGCCTGA
- a CDS encoding Phosphomannomutase — translation MATVTINTIPPINERPIKNTVVLFDVDGTLSPARLHASPEMLQLLSDLRRKVAIGFVGGSNLVKQQEQLGTSAINVTTLFDYCFAENGLTAYRMGQQLPSNSFIQWIGEDKYKKLVNFCLHYVADLDIPVKRGTFVEFRNGMINVSPVGRNASTQERNDYEKFDLEHKIREKFIAALRKEFPDIGLTYSIGGQISFDVFPTGWDKTYCLQHLEKDKDLPDGVDFKTIHFFGDKAFKGGNDYEIYEDSRTEGHSVKNPEDTMKQVKELFGL, via the exons ATGGCTACCGTCACGATCAACACGATACCTCCCATCAACGAGCGTCCGATCAAGAACACTGTGGTCCTCTTCGATGTCGACGGCACGCTCTCACCAGCGCGTCTG CATGCCTCGCCAGAAATGCTCCAACTGCTCTCCGACCTTCGCCGAAAAGTCGCAATTGGTTTCGTCGGCGGATCCAATCTCGTAAAGCAACAAGAGCAACTCGGCACCTCAGCAATCAACGTCACCACCCTCTTCGACTACTGCTTCGCCGAGAATGGTCTCACCGCATACCGCATGGGCCAGCAGCTCCCCAGTAACAGCTTCATCCAGTGGATCGGCGAGGACAAGTACAAGAAGCTAGTAAACTTCTGCCTCCACTACGTCGCCGACCTCGATATCCCAGTCAAGCGTGGCACCTTCGTCGAGTTCCGAAACGGCATGATCAATGTCAGCCCAGTCGGCAGAAACGCCAGCACACAGGAGCGAAACGATTACGAGAAGTTTGACCTAGAGCACAAGATTCGGGAGAAGTTTATCGCGGCGTTGAGGAAGGAGTTCCCAGATATCGGTCTGACATACTCGATCGGTGGACAGATTTCATTCGACGTGTTCCCAACAGGTTGGGATAAGACATACTGCTTGCAGCATTTGGAGAAGGACAAGGACCTGCCAGATGGTGTGGACTTCAAGACGATCCACTTCTTTGGTGACAAGGCGTTCAAGGGTGGTAATGACTACGAGATCTATGAGGACTCGAGGACTGAGGGACATTCGGTGAAGAACCCAGAGGATACCATGAAGCAGGTCAAGGAGCTGTTTGGTCTGTGA
- a CDS encoding Eukaryotic translation initiation factor 2 subunit gamma → MVANGDYPSDDDTPPQSPGLEPQADDAGAEPRAKGPAAAPRSALKKTNAIAAAAAAKPFLPEQPEPSTLDVASLTPLSPEIIARQATINIGTIGHVAHGKSTVVKAISGVQTVRFKNELERNITIKLGYANAKIYKCDNDECPRPTCYRSYKSEKEVDPPCERPGCDGKYRLLRHVSFVDCPGHDILMSTMLSGAAVMDAALLLIAGNETCPQPQTSEHLAAIEIMKLQHIVILQNKVDLMREEAAAQHFESIRKFIRGTVADGSPIVPISAQLKFNIDAINEMLVSRIPVPIRNFQDDPHLIVIRSFDVNKPGSEIDELQGGVAGGSILTGILKLGDEIEIRPGIVSKDEKGAIQCKPILSRIVSLFAENNSLKFAVPGGLIGVGTRIDPTLCRADRLVGFVLGLKGKLPEIYTEIEVNYFLLRRLLGVKTADGKQAKVAKLAKNEVLMVNIGSTATGAKVLAVKADLARLQLTAPACTATGEKIALSRRIEKHWRLIGWATIVSGTTIEPQENKD, encoded by the exons ATGGTGGCTAACGGTGATTACCCGTCGGACGACGACACCCCTCCTCAGTCGCCAGGCCTCGAGCCTCAGGCAGACGATGCTGGCGCTGAACCACGCGCAAAGGGACCAGCAGCAGCACCACGATCAGCTCTGAAGAAGACCAACGCAATAGCAGCAGCTGCGGCAGCGAAACCCTTCCTTCCTGAACAACCGGAGCCATCAACACTCGACGTGGCATCTCTCACGCCTCTCTCACCAGAAATCATCGCTCGCCAAGCGACCATCAACATTGGAACAATAGGACATGTGGCCCACGGAAAGAGTACAGTGGTGAAGGCAATATCGGGCGTGCAGACTGTCCGTTTCAAGAATGAGCTGGAGAGGAACATCACAATCAAGCTTGGCTATGCCAATGCCAAGATCTACAAGTGTGATAACGACGAGTGCCCACGACCCACATGCTACAGGAGTTACAAGAGTGAGAAGGAGGTTGACCCACCCTGCGAGCGACCAGGCTGTGATGGCAAGTACCGGTTACTACGACATGTCTC CTTTGTCGATTGCCCTGGTCACGATATTCTGATGAGCACCATGCTTTCAGGAGCTGCGGTCATGGACGCCGCACTGCTACTTATTGCAGGAAACGAAACCTGCCCCCAGCCACAGACCTCGGAACATCTGGCAGCTATTGAGATCATGAAGCTGCAACACATTGTCATCCTCCAGAACAAGGTCGATCTTATGCGCGAGGAGGCTGCGGCACAGCACTTCGAGTCCATTCGAAAGTTCATTCGCGGCACCGTGGCTGATGGCTCTCCGATCGTGCCTATCTCTGCACAGCTCAAGTTCAACATCGACGCTATCAACGAGATGCTGGTCTCGAGAATACCGGTGCCAATCCGCAACTTCCAGGACGATCCACATCTCATTGTCATTCGTTCTTTCGATGTCAACAAGCCAGGTTCGGAGATCGACGAGCTGCAGGGAGGTGTGGCTGGTGGCTCTATCCTCACTGGTATCCTTAAACTTGGCGACGAGATTGAGATCAGGCCAGGTATCGTGTCCAAGGACGAGAAGGGTGCGATTCAGTGCAAGCCTATCCTCTCGCGCATCGTATCGCTTTTCGCCGAGAACAACAGCCTCAAGTTTGCAGTACCCGGAGGTTTGATCGGTGTTGGAACTCGCATCGATCCCACACTCTGCCGTGCTGATCGTCTGGTCGGTTTCGTCCTTGGTCTCAAAGGCAAGCTTCCAGAAATTTACACCGAGATCGAGGTCAACTACTTCCTGCTCCGCAGACTGTTGGGTGTGAAGACCGCGGACGGCAAGCAAGCTAAGGTTGCCAAGCTGGCGAAGAACGAAGTGCTGATGGTCAACATCGGATCGACCGCGACCGGTGCCAAGGTCCTAGCTGTCAAGGCCGATCTTGCTAGACTGCAACTCACTGCCCCAGCTTGCACTGCTACTGGCGAGAAGATTGCACTTAGCCGAAGAATCGAGAAGCATTGGCGATTGATTGGTTGGGCTACCATTGTTTCGGGAACCACCATCGAGCCGCAAGAGAACAAGGACTAG